A window from Anaerolineae bacterium encodes these proteins:
- a CDS encoding SH3 domain-containing protein, whose translation MRADRRNVQALAIAAVPIVVLLVVIVMGIILVRGRSGGTPPEATATHFPTTGPTALVAAVRTSVATDTPVPVVNTPTPEPTSNPVETPTPAEPTATPTPSDELVEGAVAVVSDTAGRGLRMRSGPGLDSPTLRVMPEGTEVQILGGPSEMDGYQWYHILDDANTEGWVAGDWLVRIR comes from the coding sequence TTGCGGGCCGACAGGCGCAACGTGCAGGCCCTCGCCATCGCCGCGGTCCCCATTGTCGTGCTGCTGGTAGTCATCGTCATGGGGATCATCCTGGTCCGCGGACGGTCCGGGGGCACGCCGCCCGAGGCGACGGCCACTCACTTTCCCACCACTGGACCCACCGCCCTGGTCGCCGCCGTCAGGACCAGCGTCGCCACCGACACGCCGGTGCCCGTCGTGAACACCCCCACGCCCGAGCCCACTTCTAATCCGGTGGAGACACCCACTCCGGCAGAGCCCACCGCCACCCCGACGCCCTCGGATGAGTTGGTGGAGGGAGCCGTGGCCGTAGTAAGCGACACGGCCGGCCGGGGATTGCGCATGCGCTCCGGGCCCGGTCTCGACTCGCCCACCCTTAGGGTCATGCCCGAAGGGACCGAGGTCCAGATACTCGGTGGCCCATCGGAGATGGACGGCTACCAGTGGTACCACATCCTGGACGACGCCAACACCGAAGGCTGGGTTGCCGGAGACTGGCTAGTCCGGATCCGCTGA
- a CDS encoding RtcB family protein yields the protein MSSLVKLDEYVYEIPASYRADMRVPARLYADEMILQAALEDRSLEQLANVAWLPGIVSYALAMPDIHEGYGFPIGGVAATRVDQGVVSPGGVGYDINCGVRLLASNLDAEEVRPYLARLMDAAAQSIPAGVGRGGDVRLQRARLDDALEGGAQWAIGAGFGRREDAEHCEEGGTIARARADAVSARAKDRGRDQLGTLGSGNHFVELDEVAEVYDAQAADAFGLRPGQLVAQIHSGSRGLGHQVCTDYVRSFQSAAKRYGYSLPDRELVCAPIASKDGQDYLAAMSAAANFAWANRQVMTDALRRAFEEALLGKLPRAELVVIYDVAHNVAKIETHRVNGRPLEVCVHRKGATRAFPPGHDAVPVAYRSVGQPVLVPGDMGTASYVLRGTQAAMERSFGSSCHGAGRVLSRRAARGQVDARQLVATLEGRGMEVRAGSMKGLAEEAPEAYKDIHRVVEVVHGAGLATKVARLHPIGVIKG from the coding sequence ATCAGTAGTCTGGTCAAGTTGGATGAGTACGTCTACGAGATACCGGCGTCCTATCGCGCCGATATGCGCGTGCCGGCACGCCTGTATGCCGATGAGATGATCCTGCAGGCGGCCTTGGAGGACCGTTCTCTGGAGCAACTGGCCAACGTGGCCTGGCTGCCGGGGATTGTGAGCTATGCTCTGGCGATGCCAGACATCCACGAAGGGTATGGCTTCCCCATCGGAGGAGTAGCAGCTACTCGGGTGGACCAGGGGGTGGTATCGCCCGGCGGCGTAGGTTACGACATCAACTGCGGGGTGCGGCTGCTGGCCAGTAACCTGGATGCGGAGGAGGTCCGTCCCTATCTGGCACGGCTCATGGACGCGGCGGCTCAGAGCATTCCGGCGGGCGTCGGTCGCGGTGGCGACGTTCGGCTACAGCGGGCACGGCTGGATGATGCCCTCGAGGGTGGAGCTCAGTGGGCCATAGGGGCCGGCTTCGGGCGGCGAGAGGACGCCGAGCACTGCGAGGAGGGCGGCACCATCGCGCGGGCTCGGGCTGATGCCGTGAGTGCCCGGGCCAAGGACCGCGGCCGGGACCAGCTCGGCACTCTGGGCTCCGGCAACCACTTCGTGGAGCTGGACGAGGTGGCCGAGGTATACGACGCTCAGGCGGCCGATGCGTTCGGGTTGAGGCCGGGTCAGTTGGTGGCCCAGATCCACTCGGGGTCGCGTGGGCTAGGCCACCAGGTGTGCACTGACTACGTCCGTAGCTTCCAGTCGGCTGCGAAACGGTACGGCTACTCATTGCCGGACCGGGAGTTGGTCTGTGCGCCCATAGCCTCAAAGGACGGGCAGGACTACCTGGCCGCCATGTCGGCGGCAGCCAACTTCGCCTGGGCTAACCGACAGGTCATGACCGATGCCCTCAGGCGGGCGTTCGAGGAAGCCCTGCTGGGGAAGCTGCCCCGGGCGGAGCTAGTCGTGATCTACGATGTAGCGCACAATGTGGCCAAGATCGAGACCCATCGGGTGAACGGACGGCCCCTGGAAGTGTGCGTGCACCGCAAAGGAGCCACAAGAGCCTTCCCTCCCGGGCACGATGCCGTGCCCGTCGCGTACCGGTCTGTGGGTCAGCCCGTGTTGGTGCCCGGCGACATGGGAACGGCCTCGTACGTGCTTCGGGGTACCCAGGCGGCGATGGAGCGAAGCTTCGGCTCCAGTTGCCATGGGGCGGGGCGCGTCCTTAGCCGCAGGGCGGCGCGCGGGCAGGTGGACGCACGCCAGCTGGTGGCGACGCTGGAGGGCCGCGGGATGGAGGTGCGAGCCGGAAGCATGAAGGGCCTGGCCGAGGAGGCTCCCGAGGCATACAAGGACATCCACCGAGTGGTGGAGGTAGTGCACGGTGCAGGGCTGGCCACCAAGGTGGCCCGGCTCCACCCGATCGGGGTGATCAAAGGGTAG
- a CDS encoding archease, which translates to MGYKEVRHTADVAIRAWGDSLEELFTSAARGMFSLIGEADSDRSVHIIKLSADDLETLLVDWLTELIYLSDAHQEAYHQFDVRLTPSWELEAVIRGGPIGRRTGAVKAATYHGLRIEAKQGAYSATIVFDT; encoded by the coding sequence GTGGGGTATAAAGAGGTAAGGCACACTGCCGACGTGGCTATCCGCGCCTGGGGCGATAGCCTGGAGGAGCTCTTCACCTCCGCTGCACGGGGGATGTTCTCTCTCATAGGCGAGGCTGACTCCGACCGGTCGGTACACATTATCAAGCTGTCGGCCGACGATCTAGAGACGTTGTTGGTTGACTGGCTCACCGAGCTCATCTACCTCAGCGACGCGCACCAGGAGGCGTACCATCAGTTCGACGTCCGCCTCACTCCATCGTGGGAGCTCGAGGCTGTCATCCGCGGTGGGCCCATCGGCAGGCGGACGGGGGCAGTGAAGGCGGCGACCTATCACGGCCTGCGAATCGAGGCCAAACAGGGAGCTTATTCGGCGACGATAGTGTTCGACACCTGA
- a CDS encoding bifunctional riboflavin kinase/FAD synthetase has protein sequence MVRWCGEPVRVADATVLTIGVFDGLHVGHQALIGETVASARGQGLLAACLTFFPSPDVVLRGQEPRYLLPLTERVELMSALGLDLIIVTKFGPEMAAMGAAEFMQRLGYSFRPRQVWVGEDFALGRQREGNLEALATIGRELGYELCVVPRCRVGDEVVSSTLVRRYLAEGRVARVAELLGRAYTVSGPVVPGAGRGRSLGYPTANVAVDQHKLLPADGVYCARLEWNGRSAPAVVNIGVRPTFEGSARTVEAHALDFGGDLYGERLTVAFLERLRGETRFPGAHELVAQLARDVEEARRVLEVGAAAEARRGV, from the coding sequence GTGGTGCGCTGGTGCGGTGAGCCGGTTCGAGTGGCCGACGCCACCGTGCTCACCATAGGCGTCTTCGATGGGCTGCATGTGGGCCACCAGGCGCTCATTGGGGAGACGGTGGCCTCGGCGCGTGGTCAAGGCCTGCTGGCCGCGTGCCTGACTTTCTTCCCTTCGCCCGATGTGGTGCTGCGCGGGCAAGAGCCTCGGTATCTACTGCCACTGACGGAGAGAGTGGAGCTCATGTCCGCTCTGGGCCTGGATCTGATCATCGTGACCAAGTTTGGCCCGGAGATGGCTGCCATGGGCGCGGCGGAGTTCATGCAGCGCTTGGGCTATTCCTTTCGCCCCCGCCAGGTGTGGGTAGGAGAGGATTTTGCCCTGGGTCGGCAGCGAGAGGGCAACCTAGAAGCTCTGGCGACGATTGGCCGCGAATTGGGCTATGAGCTGTGTGTGGTACCGCGGTGCCGGGTGGGCGACGAGGTGGTGAGCAGCACTCTGGTGCGCCGCTATCTGGCAGAGGGTCGGGTGGCCAGGGTGGCTGAACTCCTTGGGCGGGCCTACACCGTCTCGGGCCCAGTAGTGCCCGGAGCGGGCCGGGGCAGAAGCCTGGGGTACCCAACCGCCAACGTGGCCGTGGACCAGCACAAGCTGCTTCCGGCAGATGGCGTCTACTGCGCCCGTCTGGAGTGGAATGGGCGGTCGGCGCCGGCTGTCGTCAACATCGGTGTGCGTCCCACCTTCGAGGGGAGTGCCAGAACGGTGGAGGCGCATGCACTCGACTTCGGCGGGGACCTGTACGGTGAGCGGCTGACGGTGGCCTTCTTGGAGCGGCTTCGAGGAGAGACGCGGTTCCCGGGGGCGCACGAGCTTGTGGCGCAGCTGGCGCGAGACGTGGAGGAGGCACGACGCGTGCTGGAGGTGGGCGCTGCTGCGGAGGCCAGGCGTGGGGTATAA
- the truB gene encoding tRNA pseudouridine(55) synthase TruB, whose protein sequence is MSQLCGVALVDKPVGPTSHDVVAAIRRASGQRRVGHAGTLDPLASGLLIVCLGPATRVAQYLTQHDKVYQVEARLGVETDTYDAEGEVVAEWTEPLPTDEAVDDAIASLCGEVLQVPPVFSAVKVGGTPLYRLARQGKPVQARPRRVMVHSIRWSRPEPQRLVLRVHCSAGTYVRSLVQDLGRRLGCGAHVAALRRLASGPFSVSQALPLAEAVSRLERGEHGWMLDVGEALPEQPRLLLDGDAAQRLARGQAIEGPPPSSEDLHLAIGPDGRAFAVAEWDWERQSWIPRKVLIQECDP, encoded by the coding sequence ATGAGTCAGCTGTGCGGAGTAGCGTTAGTTGACAAGCCGGTCGGTCCCACCTCACACGATGTCGTGGCCGCCATTCGCCGGGCGAGCGGGCAGAGGAGGGTAGGACACGCCGGCACGCTCGATCCACTGGCCAGCGGCCTTCTGATTGTGTGCTTGGGGCCCGCGACGCGCGTGGCCCAGTACCTGACCCAGCACGATAAGGTGTACCAGGTGGAGGCACGCCTAGGGGTGGAGACTGACACCTATGACGCCGAGGGCGAGGTGGTGGCGGAGTGGACCGAGCCCCTACCGACCGATGAGGCGGTGGACGACGCGATCGCGTCTCTCTGCGGCGAGGTGCTTCAGGTGCCTCCGGTGTTCTCGGCCGTGAAGGTCGGTGGCACGCCCCTGTACCGCCTGGCGCGACAGGGCAAGCCCGTGCAAGCCCGGCCGCGGCGGGTCATGGTACACTCGATCCGCTGGAGCCGGCCGGAACCGCAGCGGCTAGTGCTGCGGGTGCACTGCTCCGCCGGCACCTATGTGCGCTCCCTGGTTCAGGATCTGGGGAGACGGCTCGGCTGCGGCGCCCACGTGGCCGCCCTCCGCCGTTTGGCTTCGGGCCCATTCTCGGTGAGCCAGGCGCTTCCCCTAGCGGAGGCCGTGTCTCGGTTGGAGAGGGGCGAGCACGGGTGGATGCTAGACGTGGGGGAGGCCTTGCCGGAGCAGCCGCGACTATTGCTGGACGGTGATGCTGCCCAGCGATTGGCCCGGGGGCAGGCGATTGAGGGGCCGCCTCCCAGCAGTGAGGACCTCCACCTGGCCATCGGCCCCGATGGCCGTGCGTTTGCCGTGGCTGAGTGGGACTGGGAGCGGCAGAGCTGGATTCCGCGAAAGGTTCTCATTCAGGAGTGCGACCCTTGA
- a CDS encoding bifunctional oligoribonuclease/PAP phosphatase NrnA, protein MATHVSPDADAIGSLLALGIILRRLNVPRTLLSEDGLPYEADSLPGASEVVAAPPPSFDVAVLVDCPELERIGGAAERLSGVTLVNVDHHPTNSHFGHINLVDTDSLSTTQILHRLVGVLGLDLTADLAACLLAGLVADTQGFRIPASDRRALRTAEALMAAGASLWEANHSIFGSRPRGHVVLWGQVLSGAVMEGELVWSTIPLSVRHASEVPEGEDAGIVNFLLATRGTRAAAVFSERSDGSVDVSLRSQPGIDVAEVAAAFGGGGHRQAAGCTVSGGLAEVSGQVLARLRRAVNESAVRSSVS, encoded by the coding sequence GTGGCGACGCACGTATCGCCCGATGCGGACGCAATCGGCTCTTTGCTGGCCCTCGGCATCATCCTCCGCCGTCTGAACGTGCCTCGCACGCTGCTGTCGGAGGACGGCCTTCCCTATGAGGCCGACTCCCTCCCCGGAGCATCGGAGGTGGTGGCTGCGCCGCCACCCAGTTTCGATGTGGCAGTTCTGGTGGATTGCCCCGAACTGGAGCGCATTGGGGGCGCGGCCGAGCGGCTGTCGGGGGTCACTCTGGTGAACGTGGACCATCACCCTACGAACTCCCACTTCGGCCACATCAATCTAGTGGACACCGACTCTCTATCCACCACCCAGATCCTCCACCGGCTGGTGGGTGTCCTGGGTCTGGATCTCACCGCAGATCTGGCTGCCTGTCTGCTGGCTGGGCTGGTGGCTGATACCCAGGGGTTTCGCATTCCTGCCAGCGATCGGCGGGCGCTGCGGACGGCGGAGGCGTTGATGGCTGCCGGGGCTAGTCTGTGGGAGGCTAACCACTCCATCTTCGGGAGCCGCCCGCGGGGGCATGTTGTGCTCTGGGGTCAGGTGCTGTCCGGCGCGGTGATGGAAGGCGAGCTAGTATGGTCCACCATTCCCCTCAGCGTCCGCCATGCCTCCGAGGTACCGGAGGGCGAGGATGCTGGCATAGTGAACTTCCTGCTTGCCACTCGAGGGACTCGCGCCGCTGCCGTCTTCAGCGAGCGTTCCGACGGATCGGTGGATGTGAGCCTGCGCAGCCAGCCTGGGATAGACGTGGCCGAAGTGGCGGCGGCCTTTGGTGGTGGTGGGCACCGCCAGGCAGCCGGCTGCACTGTCTCGGGCGGGCTGGCTGAGGTGAGTGGCCAAGTGTTGGCAAGGCTAAGGCGGGCGGTGAATGAGTCAGCTGTGCGGAGTAGCGTTAGTTGA
- the rbfA gene encoding 30S ribosome-binding factor RbfA, with protein MSEPSVRQRRVADLVARELSVILQQRARDPRLHAVVITGVRVSGDLRQATVFVSSVTPEDRGMLVEALVGSEPFLRRELAERVHLRYVPTLSFHLDETFDRASRIESLLDQVARDSEESGDVAQAD; from the coding sequence GTGTCCGAGCCCAGCGTCAGACAGCGTCGAGTGGCGGACCTAGTCGCGCGCGAGCTGAGCGTGATACTGCAGCAGCGGGCCCGGGATCCCCGGCTGCACGCCGTCGTCATCACGGGGGTGCGCGTCTCCGGCGACCTGCGGCAGGCCACTGTCTTCGTTTCGAGCGTCACGCCCGAGGATCGGGGCATGCTCGTAGAAGCGCTCGTAGGCTCGGAGCCCTTTCTCCGGCGCGAGCTGGCGGAGCGAGTCCACCTCAGATACGTGCCCACCCTGAGCTTCCATCTAGACGAGACGTTCGATCGAGCTAGCCGTATCGAGTCTCTCCTCGATCAGGTGGCCCGCGACAGCGAGGAATCAGGGGATGTGGCGCAGGCTGACTGA
- the infB gene encoding translation initiation factor IF-2, with protein MSRGLVASPRAPHVSDAISGAEPEEEERAKARPRRRPRSRRPEPGGEQRSGPVEVVSPQVVIPDSLTVRELANLLKASPIDVIKVLMANGVLANINQPIDFDTAAVVAAEMGFEAREEEPEEEPVEEGVEAPVRPKSTKFDFCAGEDEANLRPRPPIVTVLGHVDHGKTTLLDAIRQTNVVASEAGGITQRIGAYQVEHGGSKITFIDTPGHEAFTAMRARGAQATDLAVLVVAADDGVMPQTREAIDHARAAQVPIVVALNKVDLPGANPDRVKQQLAEIGLAPDEWGGDTLLVEVSALRGEGIDELLEAITLQAEALNCRANPDAPASGTVIESTVDRSRGPLATLLVQNGTLHRGDVVVVGTIWGRVRAMFDENGNQIRVAPPATPVQVMGLSDVPPAGSIFQTVGSDREAKELVAEREEAAESARRERRPVSLEDLLDRLQAGETEELNLIVKTDAQGSIEPVVSSLERLERDGRRVRVLHASTGSVGESDVNLAIASDAIIIGFNVAVDGTARRVAEGEGVEIRTYDIIYHLIEDVERLLAGMAEPTYEAVTIGQAEVRQVFQVRSGTIAGCYVTSGRLTRNAQVRVIRGGEAIWEGGVASLRRFTEDVREVREGFECGVGLDGFSDLREGDVLEAFVMRQAQ; from the coding sequence ATGAGCCGCGGGCTGGTTGCGTCGCCGCGTGCTCCGCACGTGAGCGACGCCATTAGCGGCGCTGAACCAGAGGAAGAGGAAAGGGCCAAGGCACGGCCGCGTCGCCGGCCGCGCAGCCGCCGGCCGGAGCCGGGAGGGGAACAGCGGTCCGGGCCGGTGGAAGTCGTCAGCCCCCAGGTCGTAATCCCCGACAGCCTCACGGTGCGGGAGCTGGCCAATCTGCTCAAGGCCAGCCCCATAGACGTCATAAAGGTGCTGATGGCCAATGGCGTCCTCGCCAACATCAACCAGCCCATAGACTTCGATACCGCCGCCGTGGTGGCGGCAGAGATGGGCTTCGAGGCGAGGGAGGAGGAGCCGGAGGAAGAGCCCGTCGAGGAGGGAGTAGAAGCTCCTGTCCGGCCCAAGAGCACCAAGTTCGACTTCTGCGCCGGTGAAGACGAGGCGAACCTGCGGCCGAGGCCGCCCATCGTGACCGTACTCGGGCATGTAGACCACGGCAAGACCACTCTGCTCGATGCCATCCGTCAGACTAACGTGGTCGCCTCCGAAGCTGGTGGTATCACTCAGCGGATCGGCGCCTATCAAGTGGAGCATGGCGGAAGCAAGATCACGTTCATAGACACACCCGGCCACGAGGCTTTCACCGCCATGCGCGCTCGAGGAGCGCAGGCGACGGACCTGGCCGTGCTTGTGGTAGCGGCGGACGATGGAGTCATGCCTCAGACCCGGGAGGCCATCGATCACGCCCGAGCGGCCCAGGTGCCCATTGTGGTGGCGCTAAACAAAGTGGATCTGCCGGGAGCCAACCCGGACCGGGTGAAGCAGCAACTGGCAGAGATCGGCCTGGCTCCCGACGAGTGGGGGGGCGACACCCTTCTGGTGGAGGTCTCTGCCCTGCGAGGAGAGGGGATAGACGAGCTCCTGGAGGCCATCACCCTACAGGCCGAGGCGCTCAACTGCCGCGCCAATCCCGATGCACCTGCGTCCGGCACTGTCATTGAGTCCACGGTTGATCGGTCGCGAGGGCCACTCGCCACCTTGTTGGTCCAGAATGGAACGCTTCACCGCGGCGATGTCGTGGTGGTGGGGACCATCTGGGGCCGGGTACGGGCCATGTTCGACGAGAACGGCAACCAGATAAGAGTCGCTCCTCCGGCCACACCGGTGCAAGTCATGGGCCTCAGCGACGTGCCACCAGCGGGGAGCATATTCCAGACGGTAGGATCGGACCGAGAGGCGAAGGAGCTGGTGGCCGAGCGAGAAGAAGCGGCCGAGTCCGCCCGGAGGGAGCGCCGGCCCGTCAGCCTCGAGGACCTCCTGGACCGGTTGCAGGCGGGTGAGACCGAGGAACTGAACCTCATCGTGAAGACGGATGCCCAGGGCAGTATCGAGCCGGTGGTGTCCTCGCTGGAACGACTGGAGCGCGATGGCCGTAGGGTGCGGGTCTTGCACGCTTCGACTGGAAGCGTGGGCGAGTCGGATGTGAACCTGGCCATCGCCAGCGACGCCATCATCATTGGCTTCAACGTGGCGGTGGACGGGACAGCTAGAAGGGTAGCTGAGGGCGAAGGGGTGGAGATCCGTACCTACGACATCATCTACCACCTCATCGAGGACGTCGAGAGGCTTCTAGCCGGCATGGCGGAGCCCACCTACGAAGCAGTGACAATAGGGCAAGCCGAAGTGCGCCAGGTGTTCCAGGTGCGCAGTGGCACCATCGCCGGGTGCTACGTGACCTCGGGCCGACTGACGCGCAACGCCCAGGTCAGGGTCATCCGAGGTGGGGAGGCCATCTGGGAGGGCGGTGTGGCCTCGCTGCGCCGCTTCACCGAGGACGTCCGCGAAGTGCGGGAAGGCTTCGAATGCGGCGTGGGCCTGGATGGCTTCAGCGACTTGCGGGAGGGCGACGTGCTGGAGGCATTCGTAATGAGGCAGGCTCAGTAA
- a CDS encoding YlxR family protein: MPRQRRVPQRTCVVCRAVLPKRALMRIVRTPEGAVTLDPRGKLSGRGAYLCVRQECFGSRRARQAVSRALQVSLGEADWERLTDQLATLASERSSALSREDG, from the coding sequence ATGCCGCGCCAGCGGAGAGTGCCACAGCGAACGTGCGTAGTCTGCCGGGCCGTGCTGCCCAAGAGAGCCCTTATGCGGATTGTGCGAACTCCGGAAGGGGCTGTTACCCTGGATCCCAGGGGAAAGCTTTCGGGCCGAGGGGCGTACTTGTGTGTCCGTCAGGAGTGCTTCGGTAGCAGACGGGCGCGTCAGGCAGTGTCTCGCGCGCTGCAGGTTAGCTTGGGGGAGGCCGACTGGGAGCGGCTGACGGACCAGTTGGCGACGCTTGCTTCCGAGAGATCCTCGGCTCTGAGCAGGGAAGACGGGTAG
- the nusA gene encoding transcription termination/antitermination protein NusA yields the protein MKSEFMLAINELCAERQLPREVIMDAIGAALVSAYRKDHGGEVRAWIDPETGQAHLYTAKTVVSEVGNPDAEISLEEARRIKPDAAIGDVVEQETTPKDFGRIAAQTAKQVIMQRIREAERNALYDEFADRKNEISSATVQSVGPHGVTLNLGRAEAIMPPSEQIRGEHLRPHNRVRVYVLGVKDTSRGPEIIVSRAHKDMLRRLLELEVPEIHSGAVEIKAIAREAGSRSKVAVAATQAGVDPVGCCVGMRGMRIQSIVNELGGEKIDVIEWSPDAATFIANALSPAKVLNVILEEREDGRTATVIVPDRQLSLAIGKEGQNARLAARLTGWRIDIKPASAAAVEAFRSIGLEEEPESEEDLLRAAEALLRGVPGPRESKSPEPRAGAGTEGEEESPADEA from the coding sequence ATGAAAAGCGAATTCATGCTAGCGATAAACGAGCTCTGTGCGGAGAGGCAACTGCCGCGCGAGGTAATCATGGACGCCATCGGAGCCGCCCTGGTATCCGCTTACCGGAAAGACCATGGGGGCGAGGTCCGGGCGTGGATTGACCCCGAGACCGGACAGGCTCACCTCTACACGGCCAAGACGGTGGTGAGCGAGGTAGGGAACCCTGACGCGGAGATATCGCTGGAGGAAGCGCGGCGGATCAAGCCCGACGCGGCCATCGGCGACGTGGTGGAGCAGGAAACCACCCCGAAAGACTTTGGCCGGATCGCTGCCCAGACGGCCAAGCAGGTGATCATGCAGCGAATCCGAGAGGCGGAGCGGAACGCGCTGTATGACGAGTTCGCCGATCGCAAGAACGAGATTTCCAGCGCCACGGTGCAGAGCGTGGGCCCACACGGGGTCACGCTGAACCTTGGACGGGCCGAGGCCATCATGCCCCCATCGGAACAGATTCGTGGCGAGCACCTGCGCCCGCACAACCGGGTGCGGGTGTACGTGCTCGGGGTGAAGGATACCAGTCGCGGCCCGGAGATCATCGTGTCCCGGGCGCACAAGGATATGCTTCGCCGCCTGCTGGAGCTAGAGGTGCCTGAGATCCATAGCGGCGCGGTGGAGATCAAGGCCATAGCCCGAGAGGCTGGCAGCCGGTCGAAGGTGGCCGTGGCTGCCACTCAGGCGGGTGTGGACCCGGTGGGTTGCTGCGTGGGCATGCGAGGTATGCGCATCCAGAGCATCGTGAACGAGCTGGGGGGCGAGAAGATAGACGTGATCGAGTGGAGCCCGGACGCCGCTACCTTCATCGCCAACGCTCTGAGCCCAGCTAAGGTGCTGAACGTGATTCTCGAGGAGCGCGAGGACGGTCGAACGGCCACAGTGATCGTGCCGGATCGCCAGCTGTCCCTGGCCATCGGCAAGGAAGGGCAGAACGCCCGACTGGCTGCCCGCCTCACTGGTTGGCGCATTGACATAAAGCCGGCCTCGGCTGCTGCGGTGGAAGCCTTCCGCTCCATCGGACTGGAGGAGGAGCCGGAGAGCGAGGAGGACCTTCTGCGTGCGGCGGAGGCGCTGCTGCGGGGAGTTCCTGGGCCAAGGGAGTCAAAGAGCCCGGAGCCTCGTGCAGGGGCCGGCACGGAGGGCGAGGAAGAGTCACCGGCCGATGAGGCTTGA
- the trxA gene encoding thioredoxin: MAKPVDVTDASFAQDVEKSEQPVLVDFWAPWCGPCLMLAPTVEQIAQEQEGRLKVVKLNVDENPQTATRFRVMSIPTLVLFKDGQPVERLVGAMPKSGILSQLQKHL, translated from the coding sequence ATGGCAAAACCGGTTGACGTTACTGATGCTAGTTTCGCCCAAGACGTGGAGAAGTCGGAGCAGCCCGTCCTGGTGGACTTCTGGGCCCCTTGGTGCGGTCCCTGCCTGATGCTAGCGCCCACCGTGGAGCAGATCGCCCAGGAGCAGGAAGGCCGGCTCAAGGTAGTCAAGCTGAATGTGGACGAGAACCCTCAGACAGCTACCCGCTTCCGGGTCATGAGCATCCCCACTCTGGTTCTCTTCAAGGATGGCCAGCCAGTGGAGCGCTTGGTGGGCGCGATGCCTAAGTCCGGCATCCTGTCCCAACTGCAGAAGCACCTCTAG
- a CDS encoding 50S ribosomal protein L9, with translation MEVLLLKDVPKLGRAGDEVRVADGYARNYLLPRKLAIPLDEGARRQAEEIREARQRQLEREQREAQAQAGRLEGLVVTVTARAGDQGKLYGSVTAADIAEKLMEQHRVEVDRRRVSLPDPIRELGEREVEIRLAQSVVAHVRVVVEREDQEG, from the coding sequence ATGGAAGTTCTTCTCCTGAAGGATGTGCCCAAGCTGGGCCGCGCAGGCGACGAGGTCCGTGTTGCCGATGGGTATGCCCGCAACTACCTCCTACCGAGGAAGCTGGCGATACCGCTGGACGAGGGCGCTCGCCGGCAGGCTGAGGAGATCCGAGAGGCGCGGCAGCGCCAGTTGGAGCGGGAGCAGCGCGAGGCCCAGGCTCAGGCCGGTCGGCTAGAGGGACTGGTGGTGACGGTTACGGCACGCGCGGGCGATCAGGGCAAGCTGTACGGCTCGGTCACCGCGGCCGACATCGCCGAGAAGCTGATGGAACAGCACCGAGTAGAGGTGGACCGGCGACGCGTCTCTCTTCCGGATCCCATCCGCGAGTTGGGGGAGCGCGAGGTGGAGATCCGTCTGGCTCAGTCGGTGGTGGCTCACGTACGAGTGGTGGTGGAGAGGGAGGACCAGGAGGGCTAG
- a CDS encoding nitroreductase, producing MCQPAYEVVEEVLLGRRSVRSYAAEPIQDAVLARILEAARQAPSAANRQPWRFVVVRDPDRRRALAEACNGQMWLADAAVLVVGVGLPSVSPKWYAVDVAIAMQNLVVAATSFGYGTCWIGAFNEDRVKELLGIPAEAKVVAITPIGVPKGDRPAARARKDFAQVFGEETYERGLVLS from the coding sequence ATGTGCCAGCCGGCTTACGAGGTAGTGGAGGAGGTACTGCTGGGGCGACGCAGCGTGCGGTCCTATGCTGCCGAGCCAATACAGGACGCCGTCCTGGCCCGGATTCTGGAGGCAGCGCGGCAGGCGCCCTCGGCAGCAAACCGACAGCCGTGGCGCTTCGTAGTGGTGCGGGACCCGGACCGGAGGCGAGCCCTGGCCGAGGCCTGCAACGGTCAGATGTGGCTGGCGGATGCCGCGGTGTTGGTGGTAGGCGTCGGGCTCCCCTCGGTTAGCCCCAAGTGGTACGCGGTCGATGTCGCCATCGCCATGCAGAACCTGGTCGTGGCCGCGACCAGCTTCGGATACGGGACCTGCTGGATCGGTGCGTTCAATGAGGACAGGGTGAAGGAACTGCTCGGCATCCCGGCCGAGGCCAAGGTGGTTGCCATCACCCCGATTGGCGTCCCCAAGGGCGACCGGCCCGCGGCTAGAGCGAGGAAGGACTTCGCCCAGGTCTTTGGTGAGGAGACCTACGAGCGGGGGCTCGTGTTGAGCTAG